A genome region from Oryzias latipes chromosome 2, ASM223467v1 includes the following:
- the LOC101161037 gene encoding alpha-2-macroglobulin-like protein 1 isoform X1, with amino-acid sequence MKSHLLMLAAIIAASYLQRVMPASLNETTYLVTVSSHLTAGNKETLCALIQTPTEPVTLTITLDVDSSSTKIGQLSFKTEIYRCFQFLVPIVSSTTVASISVKIQGKMDSLNQETKVLIEPPAFVHIVQTDKPIYKPGQTVQFRIVSMDTNFIPVNRMYKEVTIEDPNSNRIAQWLDKSIDGGILDLSHPTIPEAAQGIYVISAETDKGETISHNFEIKEYVLPKFEVTVNLPSVITILDDEVTLKICGKYTYGKPVLGSVKAEFCRRANQFFWLPPPKQDDICKTFELSTDKSGCATQNVALAGFAINAYNYFDSFEVTAELEEFGTGVILKASGSASFTTQIRTVSFEDVPSSYKPGLPLKGKIKVTGADGSPIANQAVYLYVVDSLESTLYTDQKGIAVFSLDTSSWSESVSLSATTIIKGKNEQTVPEVRFPDYGTAYQYVTRFYSQSKNFVGFSENSVDIPCDKNGFLLAQYIIQGEDLQKGQRFLNFYYLVESKGSIVQQGTVQVAVNQRTVNKGTIKIPLTNVINLAPIAQVVVYTIVSSGEVVADSRDFPIQLCLNNKVSLKFSAVQELPGAKTTLTLRAQPSSLCSVRAIDQSVLLLKSEEELTVDYVYNQLPIKKMWGYDYQVEDDSSNPCFPRPWPRPIPLEPEILLRERRDKRSRILPFYEGDDVYTIFKNIGIKIITNSDVRAPRPCFFDLEFARPLAINAANLESVMNEPVPAPAPEGQKTETIRTYFPETWIWDLVSVGSSGSTSLVKTVPDTITKWAAGAFCVSPAGFGVAPNVGLTAFQPFFVSLTLPYSVVRGEVFTLKATVFNYLPKCIMVKATLAKSDQFTFKNCDGCVYSSVCLCAEESKTFSWIVTPTALGDVTLKVSAEAERSNKKCGTEVVTVPTVGHVDTVITTLLVEAEGVPQMVSHNALLCPAKGPVSKKISLELPEDFVNGSERASVSVVGDLMGRAMKNLDKLLAMPYGCGEQNMLLFAPNIFILDYLKSTGQLKESTRKMAVGYLESGYQRELNYKRDDGSYSAFGMSDPSGNTWLTTFVMKSFNAAKQYIFVDQTYIEDARTWLSGLQKPDGCIQSVGKLFHNGMKGGVSDDVSLTAYVAAAMLELDGNATNPVVQNCLKCLRTAVSGKITNLYTVALLSYTFTLAGDQDMRSKLITLLDQKSINEGGTRHWKRDGAPETDLDSVEVEMTSYVLLALLSGPSLPGFGLDYAAGIVRWLAQQQNPFGGFSSTQDTVVALQALAKYATATFSPEGSTTVTVTSVGGLNKRFTVNKNNRLLYQEEKLTEIPGEYTIKAEGQSCVLAQISLFYNIPPPSDFSAFEISTNTRGRCDIPRPEFTLFVQVKFQGRREETNMVVINIKLLSGYILQDNSLKMLKENRLVKRVDVEEGYINIYLDGLKKGQKETFNVILEKDQQVGNLKPAVVKVYDYYQTSDEAVTDYTSPCNK; translated from the exons ATGAAATCTCACCTTCTCATGCTCGCTGCCATCATTGCTGCATCCTACCTGCAGCGTGTGATGCCAGCCAGCCTCAATGAAAC AACCTATTTGGTGACTGTCAGCTCCCATCTGACAGCAGGAAACAAGGAGACCTTGTGCGCTCTGATCCAAACCCCTACAGAGCCCGTCACCTTGACCATCACCCTGGATGTGGACTCTTCCAGTACGAAGATTGGGCAGCTgtcttttaaaactgaaatctACCGCTGCTTCcagtttctg GTCCCTATAGTGTCCAGCACAACTGTGGCATCCATCAGTGTGAAAATTCAGGGTAAGATGGACTCACTCAACCAGGAGACCAAAGTCCTGATAGAACCTCCTGCTTTTGTCCACATTGTCCAGACAGACAAACCCATCTACAAGCCTGGACAGACCG TTCAGTTCCGGATTGTCTCCATGGATACCAACTTTATTCCCGTCAACCGCATG TATAAAGAAGTCACAATTGAG GATCCCAACTCAAACCGCATCGCTCAATGGTTGGACAAGTCCATTGACGGAGGCATTCTTGACCTTTCTCACCCCACCATTCCTGAAGCTGCACAAGGAATCTACGTGATATCTGCTGAGACGGACAAAGGAGAAACGATTTCCCACAACTTTGAGATCAAAGAATATG TTTTGCCAAAGTTTGAAGTGACTGTAAACCTGCCCAGTGTGATCACCATCCTGGATGATGAAGTAACACTGAAGATCTGCGGAAA ATACACCTATGGGAAACCAGTTCTGGGCTCAGTCAAAGCTGAGTTTTGCAGACGCGCGAACCAGTTTTTTTGGTTGCCGCCCCCAAAACAGGATGACATCTGCAAGACATTTGAACTTTCT acgGATAAAAGTGGATGCGCCACACAAAACGTAGCCTTGGCAGGCTTTGCCATAAATGCATACAACTATTTTGACTCATTTGAGGTGACGGCTGAACTAGAGGAGTTTGGTACAG GTGTCATTCTTAAGGCCAGTGGAAGTGCCAGCTTCACCACTCAGATCAGAACCGTCTCCTTTGAGGACGTCCCCTCTTCTTACAAGCCAGGCCTCCCGCTTAAGGGAAAG atcAAAGTGACTGGTGCAGATGGCAGTCCCATCGCAAACCAAGCAGTCTACTTGTATGTTGTAGACTCACTAGAATCCACCCTCTATACAGATCAGAAAGGAATCGCTGTGTTTTCTCTGGACACATCCTCGTGGTCGGAATCAGTCTCTCTGTCG GCAACCACcataataaaaggaaaaaatgaacaaactgttCCTGAAGTACGGTTTCCTGACTATGGGACGGCCTACCAGTATGTTACAAGATTTTATTCCCAGAGCAAGAACTTTGTGGGGTTCAGTGAGAACAGCGTGGATATACCATGCGACAAAAATGGATTCCTGCTGGCTCAATACATCATCCAGGGGGAGGATCTACAGAAAGGGCAAAGGTTTCTTAACTTCTATTACCTG GTGGAGTCCAAAGGTTCGATTGTGCAGCAGGGCACTGTCCAAGTGGCGGTTAACCAGAGAACAG TCAACAAAGGAACGATAAAGATCCCCCTCACCAATGTCATCAACCTGGCTCCAATTGCCCAGGTGGTGGTTTACACCATAGTGTCAAGTGGAGAAGTTGTTGCAGACAGCAGGGACTTCCCCATTCAGCTTTGCCTCAACAACAAG GTGTCCTTGAAGTTCTCCGCTGTACAGGAGCTTCCAGGAGCAAAGACCACATTGACTCTGCGGGCTCAGCCCAGCTCCCTCTGCTCTGTCAGAGCCATTGACCAGAGCGTCCTCCTTCTCAAGTCAGAGGAGGAGCTCACGGTTGACTAT GTCTACAACCAGCTGCCCATCAAGAAAATGTGGGGATATGACTATCAGGTTGAGGACGACTCCTCCAATCCCTGCTTTCCTAGACCATGGCCAAGACCGATTCCACTGGAGCCCGAAATCCTGCTCAGAGAACGTCGTGATAAGCGTTCACGGATTTTGCCCTTTTATGAGGGTGATGATGTTTACACCATCTTCAAG aacattGGAATCAAAATTATTACAAACTCTGATGTGAGAGCACCCAGACCTTGCTTCTTTGACTTGGAATTTG CTAGGCCTTTAGCGATTAATGCTGCTAATTTAGAGTCAGTGATGAATGAGCCAGTGCCAGCCCCAGCCCCAGAGGGACAGAAAACGGAGACCATAAGAACATATTTCCCTGAAACCTGGATCTGGGACCTGGTTTCTGtggg ATCCAGTGGATCGACCAGTTTGGTGAAGACCGTCCCTGACACCATCACTAAGTGGGCAGCTGGAGCTTTCTGTGTGTCTCCTGCAGGCTTTGGCGTTGCTCCCAACGTTGGACTAACAGCCTTCCAGCCTTTCTTTGTCAGCCTCACTCTGCCCTACTCCGTCGTCAGAGGAGAGGTGTTCACTCTCAAAGCCACAGTCTTCAACTACCTCCCCAAATGCATCATG GTGAAGGCAACTCTGGCCAAGTCTGATCAGTTCACCTTCAAGAACTGTGACGGCTGCGTCTACagcagtgtgtgtctgtgtgcagagGAGAGCAAGACCTTCTCCTGGATCGTGACGCCAACTGCTCTAG GTGATGTGACTCTGAAGGTTAGCGCTGAGGCTGAGAGGAGCAACAAGAAATGTGGCACAGAGGTGGTCACAGTCCCCACCGTGGGTCACGTCGACACTGTAATTACCACGCTGCTGGTAGAG GCTGAAGGAGTCCCACAGATGGTCAGCCACAACGCTCTCCTGTGTCCTGCAA AAGGACCAGTGAGTAAGAAAATCTCTCTTGAGCTTCCTGAAGATTTTGTGAATGGATCAGAAAGAGCCTCTGTGTCTGTTGTGG GTGATCTGATGGGCCGGGCCATGAAGAACCTAGACAAACTCTTGGCCATGCCGTATGGCTGTGGAGAACAAAACATGTTGCTGTTTGCTCCGAACATCTTTATCCTCGACTATCTGAAGAGCACTGGTCAGCTGAAAGAGTCAACTCGGAAGATGGCTGTAGGATACTTGGAGAGCG GATATCAGAGGGAGCTCAATTACAAGCGTGATGATGGTTCCTACAGCGCTTTTGGAATGAGTGACCCATCTGGAAACACCTG GCTTACTACTTTTGTCATGAAATCCTTCAACGCTGCAAAACAGTACATCTTTGTGGACCAGACGTACATCGAAGATGCCAGAACTTGGCTGTCTGGACTCCAGAAGCCTGATGGCTGCATTCAGTCTGTTGGGAAACTCTTCCACAACGGCATGAAG GGGGGAGTGAGTGATGACGTCTCCCTGACAGCCTACGTTGCTGCTGCCATGCTGGAGCTGGACGGAAATGCCACT AATCCAGTGGTTCAGAACTGCCTGAAATGTCTGAGAACTGCAGTGTCGGGTAAAATAACCAATCTGTACACCGTCGCCCTGCTGTCCTACACATTCACCCTGGCTGGAGACCAGGACATGAGGAGCAAACTCATCACCCTCCTGGACCAGAAGTCCATCAATGAAG GAGGTACTCGTCACTGGAAGAGAGATGGTGCTCCTGAAACAGACCTGGACTCAGTGGAGGTGGAGATGACATCCTATGTGCTCTTGGCTCTGCTTTCTGGTCCATCTCTGCCAGGCTTTGGTTTGGATTATGCCGCCGGCATCGTGCGTTGGCTCGCTCAGCAGCAGAATCCGTTTGGTGGCTTCTCGTCCACGCAG GACACAGTCGTGGCCCTCCAAGCTCTGGCCAAGTATGCTACTGCCACCTTCAGTCCGGAAGGCAGTACTACAGTCACAGTGACTTCAGTGGGTGGTCTGAACAAACGCTTCACTGTGAATAAGAACAACAGACTGCTTTATCAAGAGGAGAAACTGACTGAGATTCCTGGAGAGTACACAATTAAAGCTGAGGGTCAGAGCTGTGTGCTGGCACAG ATCTCTTTGTTCTACAACATCCCCCCTCCTTCCGACTTTTCTGCCTTTGAAATCTCTACCAACACTAGGGGTCGATGTGACATTCCCCGACCAGAGTTCACGCTCTTTGTGCAAGTCAA GTTTCAGGGCAGACGAGAGGAAACCAACATGGTGGTGATCAACATTAAGCTGCTGTCTGGTTACATTCTGCAGGACAACTCTTTGAAAATG CTGAAGGAAAACCGCTTGGTGAAGCGTGTGGACGTAGAGGAAGGTTACATCAACATCTATCTGGACGGG TTAAAGAAGGGTCAGAAAGAAACTTTCAATGTGATCCTGGAGAAGGATCAGCAGGTCGGAAACCTGAAACCAGCCGTGGTCAAAGTCTACGATTACTATCAGACAA GTGATGAGGCGGTCACTGATTACACTTCTCCCTGCAATAA gtga
- the LOC101161037 gene encoding alpha-2-macroglobulin-like protein 1 isoform X2: protein MKSHLLMLAAIIAASYLQRVMPASLNETTYLVTVSSHLTAGNKETLCALIQTPTEPVTLTITLDVDSSSTKIGQLSFKTEIYRCFQFLVPIVSSTTVASISVKIQGKMDSLNQETKVLIEPPAFVHIVQTDKPIYKPGQTVQFRIVSMDTNFIPVNRMYKEVTIEDPNSNRIAQWLDKSIDGGILDLSHPTIPEAAQGIYVISAETDKGETISHNFEIKEYVLPKFEVTVNLPSVITILDDEVTLKICGKYTYGKPVLGSVKAEFCRRANQFFWLPPPKQDDICKTFELSTDKSGCATQNVALAGFAINAYNYFDSFEVTAELEEFGTGVILKASGSASFTTQIRTVSFEDVPSSYKPGLPLKGKIKVTGADGSPIANQAVYLYVVDSLESTLYTDQKGIAVFSLDTSSWSESVSLSATTIIKGKNEQTVPEVRFPDYGTAYQYVTRFYSQSKNFVGFSENSVDIPCDKNGFLLAQYIIQGEDLQKGQRFLNFYYLVESKGSIVQQGTVQVAVNQRTVNKGTIKIPLTNVINLAPIAQVVVYTIVSSGEVVADSRDFPIQLCLNNKVSLKFSAVQELPGAKTTLTLRAQPSSLCSVRAIDQSVLLLKSEEELTVDYVYNQLPIKKMWGYDYQVEDDSSNPCFPRPWPRPIPLEPEILLRERRDKRSRILPFYEGDDVYTIFKNIGIKIITNSDVRAPRPCFFDLEFARPLAINAANLESVMNEPVPAPAPEGQKTETIRTYFPETWIWDLVSVGSSGSTSLVKTVPDTITKWAAGAFCVSPAGFGVAPNVGLTAFQPFFVSLTLPYSVVRGEVFTLKATVFNYLPKCIMVKATLAKSDQFTFKNCDGCVYSSVCLCAEESKTFSWIVTPTALGDVTLKVSAEAERSNKKCGTEVVTVPTVGHVDTVITTLLVEAEGVPQMVSHNALLCPAKGPVSKKISLELPEDFVNGSERASVSVVGDLMGRAMKNLDKLLAMPYGCGEQNMLLFAPNIFILDYLKSTGQLKESTRKMAVGYLESGYQRELNYKRDDGSYSAFGMSDPSGNTWLTTFVMKSFNAAKQYIFVDQTYIEDARTWLSGLQKPDGCIQSVGKLFHNGMKGGVSDDVSLTAYVAAAMLELDGNATNPVVQNCLKCLRTAVSGKITNLYTVALLSYTFTLAGDQDMRSKLITLLDQKSINEGGTRHWKRDGAPETDLDSVEVEMTSYVLLALLSGPSLPGFGLDYAAGIVRWLAQQQNPFGGFSSTQDTVVALQALAKYATATFSPEGSTTVTVTSVGGLNKRFTVNKNNRLLYQEEKLTEIPGEYTIKAEGQSCVLAQISLFYNIPPPSDFSAFEISTNTRGRCDIPRPEFTLFVQVKFQGRREETNMVVINIKLLSGYILQDNSLKMLKENRLVKRVDVEEGYINIYLDGLKKGQKETFDVILEEDQQVGNLKPAVVKVYDYYQTSDEAVTDYTSPCNK, encoded by the exons ATGAAATCTCACCTTCTCATGCTCGCTGCCATCATTGCTGCATCCTACCTGCAGCGTGTGATGCCAGCCAGCCTCAATGAAAC AACCTATTTGGTGACTGTCAGCTCCCATCTGACAGCAGGAAACAAGGAGACCTTGTGCGCTCTGATCCAAACCCCTACAGAGCCCGTCACCTTGACCATCACCCTGGATGTGGACTCTTCCAGTACGAAGATTGGGCAGCTgtcttttaaaactgaaatctACCGCTGCTTCcagtttctg GTCCCTATAGTGTCCAGCACAACTGTGGCATCCATCAGTGTGAAAATTCAGGGTAAGATGGACTCACTCAACCAGGAGACCAAAGTCCTGATAGAACCTCCTGCTTTTGTCCACATTGTCCAGACAGACAAACCCATCTACAAGCCTGGACAGACCG TTCAGTTCCGGATTGTCTCCATGGATACCAACTTTATTCCCGTCAACCGCATG TATAAAGAAGTCACAATTGAG GATCCCAACTCAAACCGCATCGCTCAATGGTTGGACAAGTCCATTGACGGAGGCATTCTTGACCTTTCTCACCCCACCATTCCTGAAGCTGCACAAGGAATCTACGTGATATCTGCTGAGACGGACAAAGGAGAAACGATTTCCCACAACTTTGAGATCAAAGAATATG TTTTGCCAAAGTTTGAAGTGACTGTAAACCTGCCCAGTGTGATCACCATCCTGGATGATGAAGTAACACTGAAGATCTGCGGAAA ATACACCTATGGGAAACCAGTTCTGGGCTCAGTCAAAGCTGAGTTTTGCAGACGCGCGAACCAGTTTTTTTGGTTGCCGCCCCCAAAACAGGATGACATCTGCAAGACATTTGAACTTTCT acgGATAAAAGTGGATGCGCCACACAAAACGTAGCCTTGGCAGGCTTTGCCATAAATGCATACAACTATTTTGACTCATTTGAGGTGACGGCTGAACTAGAGGAGTTTGGTACAG GTGTCATTCTTAAGGCCAGTGGAAGTGCCAGCTTCACCACTCAGATCAGAACCGTCTCCTTTGAGGACGTCCCCTCTTCTTACAAGCCAGGCCTCCCGCTTAAGGGAAAG atcAAAGTGACTGGTGCAGATGGCAGTCCCATCGCAAACCAAGCAGTCTACTTGTATGTTGTAGACTCACTAGAATCCACCCTCTATACAGATCAGAAAGGAATCGCTGTGTTTTCTCTGGACACATCCTCGTGGTCGGAATCAGTCTCTCTGTCG GCAACCACcataataaaaggaaaaaatgaacaaactgttCCTGAAGTACGGTTTCCTGACTATGGGACGGCCTACCAGTATGTTACAAGATTTTATTCCCAGAGCAAGAACTTTGTGGGGTTCAGTGAGAACAGCGTGGATATACCATGCGACAAAAATGGATTCCTGCTGGCTCAATACATCATCCAGGGGGAGGATCTACAGAAAGGGCAAAGGTTTCTTAACTTCTATTACCTG GTGGAGTCCAAAGGTTCGATTGTGCAGCAGGGCACTGTCCAAGTGGCGGTTAACCAGAGAACAG TCAACAAAGGAACGATAAAGATCCCCCTCACCAATGTCATCAACCTGGCTCCAATTGCCCAGGTGGTGGTTTACACCATAGTGTCAAGTGGAGAAGTTGTTGCAGACAGCAGGGACTTCCCCATTCAGCTTTGCCTCAACAACAAG GTGTCCTTGAAGTTCTCCGCTGTACAGGAGCTTCCAGGAGCAAAGACCACATTGACTCTGCGGGCTCAGCCCAGCTCCCTCTGCTCTGTCAGAGCCATTGACCAGAGCGTCCTCCTTCTCAAGTCAGAGGAGGAGCTCACGGTTGACTAT GTCTACAACCAGCTGCCCATCAAGAAAATGTGGGGATATGACTATCAGGTTGAGGACGACTCCTCCAATCCCTGCTTTCCTAGACCATGGCCAAGACCGATTCCACTGGAGCCCGAAATCCTGCTCAGAGAACGTCGTGATAAGCGTTCACGGATTTTGCCCTTTTATGAGGGTGATGATGTTTACACCATCTTCAAG aacattGGAATCAAAATTATTACAAACTCTGATGTGAGAGCACCCAGACCTTGCTTCTTTGACTTGGAATTTG CTAGGCCTTTAGCGATTAATGCTGCTAATTTAGAGTCAGTGATGAATGAGCCAGTGCCAGCCCCAGCCCCAGAGGGACAGAAAACGGAGACCATAAGAACATATTTCCCTGAAACCTGGATCTGGGACCTGGTTTCTGtggg ATCCAGTGGATCGACCAGTTTGGTGAAGACCGTCCCTGACACCATCACTAAGTGGGCAGCTGGAGCTTTCTGTGTGTCTCCTGCAGGCTTTGGCGTTGCTCCCAACGTTGGACTAACAGCCTTCCAGCCTTTCTTTGTCAGCCTCACTCTGCCCTACTCCGTCGTCAGAGGAGAGGTGTTCACTCTCAAAGCCACAGTCTTCAACTACCTCCCCAAATGCATCATG GTGAAGGCAACTCTGGCCAAGTCTGATCAGTTCACCTTCAAGAACTGTGACGGCTGCGTCTACagcagtgtgtgtctgtgtgcagagGAGAGCAAGACCTTCTCCTGGATCGTGACGCCAACTGCTCTAG GTGATGTGACTCTGAAGGTTAGCGCTGAGGCTGAGAGGAGCAACAAGAAATGTGGCACAGAGGTGGTCACAGTCCCCACCGTGGGTCACGTCGACACTGTAATTACCACGCTGCTGGTAGAG GCTGAAGGAGTCCCACAGATGGTCAGCCACAACGCTCTCCTGTGTCCTGCAA AAGGACCAGTGAGTAAGAAAATCTCTCTTGAGCTTCCTGAAGATTTTGTGAATGGATCAGAAAGAGCCTCTGTGTCTGTTGTGG GTGATCTGATGGGCCGGGCCATGAAGAACCTAGACAAACTCTTGGCCATGCCGTATGGCTGTGGAGAACAAAACATGTTGCTGTTTGCTCCGAACATCTTTATCCTCGACTATCTGAAGAGCACTGGTCAGCTGAAAGAGTCAACTCGGAAGATGGCTGTAGGATACTTGGAGAGCG GATATCAGAGGGAGCTCAATTACAAGCGTGATGATGGTTCCTACAGCGCTTTTGGAATGAGTGACCCATCTGGAAACACCTG GCTTACTACTTTTGTCATGAAATCCTTCAACGCTGCAAAACAGTACATCTTTGTGGACCAGACGTACATCGAAGATGCCAGAACTTGGCTGTCTGGACTCCAGAAGCCTGATGGCTGCATTCAGTCTGTTGGGAAACTCTTCCACAACGGCATGAAG GGGGGAGTGAGTGATGACGTCTCCCTGACAGCCTACGTTGCTGCTGCCATGCTGGAGCTGGACGGAAATGCCACT AATCCAGTGGTTCAGAACTGCCTGAAATGTCTGAGAACTGCAGTGTCGGGTAAAATAACCAATCTGTACACCGTCGCCCTGCTGTCCTACACATTCACCCTGGCTGGAGACCAGGACATGAGGAGCAAACTCATCACCCTCCTGGACCAGAAGTCCATCAATGAAG GAGGTACTCGTCACTGGAAGAGAGATGGTGCTCCTGAAACAGACCTGGACTCAGTGGAGGTGGAGATGACATCCTATGTGCTCTTGGCTCTGCTTTCTGGTCCATCTCTGCCAGGCTTTGGTTTGGATTATGCCGCCGGCATCGTGCGTTGGCTCGCTCAGCAGCAGAATCCGTTTGGTGGCTTCTCGTCCACGCAG GACACAGTCGTGGCCCTCCAAGCTCTGGCCAAGTATGCTACTGCCACCTTCAGTCCGGAAGGCAGTACTACAGTCACAGTGACTTCAGTGGGTGGTCTGAACAAACGCTTCACTGTGAATAAGAACAACAGACTGCTTTATCAAGAGGAGAAACTGACTGAGATTCCTGGAGAGTACACAATTAAAGCTGAGGGTCAGAGCTGTGTGCTGGCACAG ATCTCTTTGTTCTACAACATCCCCCCTCCTTCCGACTTTTCTGCCTTTGAAATCTCTACCAACACTAGGGGTCGATGTGACATTCCCCGACCAGAGTTCACGCTCTTTGTGCAAGTCAA GTTTCAGGGCAGACGAGAGGAAACCAACATGGTGGTGATCAACATTAAGCTGCTGTCTGGTTACATTCTGCAGGACAACTCTTTGAAAATG CTGAAGGAAAACCGCTTGGTGAAGCGTGTGGACGTAGAGGAAGGTTACATCAACATCTATCTGGACGGG